In one window of Massilibacterium senegalense DNA:
- a CDS encoding MFS transporter has product MSVFKQLTRRQLSHLLVIIFVLFFDMVLYSFIIPMVPYLKETYTLNASMMGILFSMYAISLFLTTPFFGRLTDRVGRKYTILIGLFSLTISTLLFAFSTSIFMLLLARFIQGAAAAASWTAAFALLADLFHKEQRGPVMGIALTGVSTGTLLGAPISGFLFDLGGYQLPFIITASGLFILSVVTIFILKEPIRQKQETSTNMRSLLKNKTVVFILAIILLGETTLVLLEPLLPAFITERFHTSSSEIGLIFAIITIGYGMMAPISGALSNHLHPHIVMIGSLIILAFLLPWLVFTTSLWQTMLVGFLVGAMIGAVISPTMTSLGEAVDENNNENYGTAYGLSNMALAVGMMIGPTITGVLADMFSIPTVMIVISISLFLSSVLLSIVNPKKQILTKIERN; this is encoded by the coding sequence ATGAGCGTCTTTAAACAACTAACGCGCCGACAACTTTCTCATTTGTTGGTCATTATCTTCGTTCTTTTCTTTGATATGGTGCTGTATAGTTTTATTATTCCGATGGTTCCATATTTAAAAGAAACATATACGTTAAATGCTTCGATGATGGGTATTTTATTTAGTATGTATGCCATCTCGCTTTTCTTAACCACCCCTTTTTTTGGTCGTTTAACCGACCGAGTAGGACGAAAATATACTATTTTAATTGGATTATTTAGTCTAACCATCTCCACTTTATTATTTGCTTTTTCCACGTCTATTTTCATGTTATTATTGGCTCGTTTTATTCAAGGTGCTGCAGCAGCTGCCTCTTGGACAGCAGCATTTGCTCTTTTAGCAGACCTTTTTCATAAAGAACAACGTGGTCCAGTCATGGGAATTGCGTTAACAGGTGTATCAACTGGTACATTACTAGGTGCTCCCATCAGTGGCTTTTTATTTGACCTAGGTGGTTATCAACTTCCATTCATTATTACAGCAAGTGGTCTATTCATCTTAAGTGTGGTAACTATTTTTATTCTAAAAGAACCAATTCGACAAAAGCAAGAAACTTCTACGAATATGCGGTCTTTATTAAAAAATAAAACAGTTGTTTTTATTTTAGCAATTATTCTTTTGGGCGAAACAACATTAGTATTATTAGAACCGTTATTACCTGCTTTTATTACTGAACGATTTCATACATCTTCTAGCGAAATTGGGTTAATTTTTGCCATTATCACTATTGGGTATGGAATGATGGCTCCTATATCTGGTGCTTTATCAAACCATCTTCATCCCCACATCGTGATGATTGGAAGTCTTATTATATTAGCTTTTCTTTTACCCTGGCTTGTTTTTACAACATCTCTTTGGCAAACCATGCTCGTTGGATTCCTTGTTGGCGCCATGATTGGGGCTGTTATTTCACCAACGATGACTTCTTTAGGAGAAGCAGTGGATGAGAATAATAATGAAAATTACGGAACAGCTTACGGTTTATCTAATATGGCGTTAGCTGTTGGAATGATGATTGGTCCAACTATTACAGGCGTATTAGCAGATATGTTTTCGATTCCGACAGTCATGATTGTCATTAGCATTAGTCTTTTTTTATCCTCTGTACTTTTAAGTATAGTGAATCCAAAAAAACAAATTTTAACGAAAATAGAAAGGAACTGA
- a CDS encoding TetR/AcrR family transcriptional regulator, translating into MRARIIDAFIEEIQYKGIKCTMDDVASRLGISKRTLYQHFPSKAELLDTVVEQTLKEADEKTEQIVQDSSLSLLEKIRSVMMVLPNHYELYDLRILEQMKRHYPEQWKKINDNLQDDWDVLRTLIEQGMKENLIVTNNVSLIMKLIIDATNSTLDQRFYLENNISVAKALEEIVNILLHGLVIQEKN; encoded by the coding sequence ATGAGAGCACGGATTATCGATGCATTCATTGAGGAAATTCAATATAAAGGGATAAAATGTACAATGGATGACGTCGCTAGCCGTTTAGGTATTAGCAAACGAACATTGTATCAACATTTTCCATCAAAAGCAGAACTATTAGATACAGTTGTCGAACAAACGTTAAAAGAAGCAGATGAAAAAACAGAACAAATTGTTCAAGATTCATCACTTTCACTACTAGAAAAAATACGTAGCGTGATGATGGTTTTACCTAATCACTATGAATTGTATGATTTACGTATTTTAGAACAAATGAAAAGACATTATCCGGAACAATGGAAAAAAATAAACGATAATCTACAAGATGATTGGGATGTCCTTCGTACCCTCATTGAACAAGGCATGAAAGAAAATCTTATCGTTACCAATAATGTTTCTCTCATTATGAAACTAATTATTGATGCGACTAATTCGACTCTCGATCAACGATTTTATTTAGAAAATAATATTAGCGTGGCAAAAGCATTAGAAGAGATTGTGAACATTTTATTGCACGGACTTGTCATACAAGAAAAAAACTAG
- a CDS encoding GNAT family N-acetyltransferase yields the protein MKSAIQPKTTNIQLKEVTRNNWEDIALLTVDDGQKEFIESNAFSLAQSVFEPNWRPFGIYTNNELIGFTMIGKEAKTEHIWLDRFMLDYHYQGKGYGKRSFSLILHWIYETFHCNEIFLSVHYKNNHAKKMYERFGFRLTGKMDGPEIIMVKAS from the coding sequence ATGAAATCGGCCATACAACCGAAAACGACAAATATTCAATTGAAGGAGGTTACACGCAATAACTGGGAAGATATTGCCCTCCTCACTGTCGACGATGGCCAAAAAGAATTCATCGAATCCAATGCTTTTTCATTAGCACAATCTGTTTTTGAACCAAATTGGAGACCATTTGGAATTTACACAAACAATGAATTAATTGGATTTACGATGATTGGAAAAGAAGCAAAAACAGAACATATTTGGTTAGATCGTTTCATGCTGGATTATCATTACCAAGGAAAAGGATATGGGAAACGATCATTTTCCTTAATCTTACACTGGATATACGAAACATTTCATTGTAACGAAATATTTTTAAGTGTCCATTATAAAAATAACCATGCAAAAAAAATGTACGAACGATTTGGATTTCGCTTGACTGGAAAAATGGACGGACCAGAAATTATTATGGTAAAGGCATCTTAA
- a CDS encoding DUF3817 domain-containing protein: protein MLATSFGRFRIISIIEGISFLTLLFIAMPLKYNFGMPVFVKYNGMAHGVLFVLYVLMLIEVAMKDNWKFSFLFTGFCASLFPFATFVFNRYMIKHVYRKK from the coding sequence ATGTTAGCAACATCGTTTGGTCGTTTTCGAATTATTTCGATTATTGAAGGAATCTCATTTCTTACGTTGTTATTTATTGCAATGCCTTTAAAATATAATTTTGGTATGCCTGTATTTGTAAAATATAATGGAATGGCACATGGAGTGCTTTTCGTTTTATATGTGTTAATGCTAATTGAAGTAGCAATGAAAGATAATTGGAAATTTAGCTTTTTATTCACTGGCTTTTGTGCATCACTATTTCCATTTGCAACGTTTGTTTTTAATCGATATATGATAAAACATGTGTATAGAAAAAAGTAA